A window of the Cicer arietinum cultivar CDC Frontier isolate Library 1 chromosome 6, Cicar.CDCFrontier_v2.0, whole genome shotgun sequence genome harbors these coding sequences:
- the LOC101505248 gene encoding uncharacterized protein, translating into MASLKLLLSQARRHCLTKHPSHFHSPLSHSLISHNRSFSSSQSNPPTTPFESIPIDPVSYPVKPNAPPPPEPQPSSDAQSLTQPPPTPADVPEQPRAWTREDIRYVKDAPSITPVSYPVRVAPLPDDNAGQAKNEELEKERKRIEAEDQIRKKIIKATEDEKMKVPFPLLIKPKQKEKPPLYDLTEAIRQVKANAKAKFDETVEAHVRLGIDSKRTELAVRGTVILPHGAPKAVSVAVFAEGTEAEEAKAAGADIVGGKELIEEIASGNNKLKVDKCFSTPGMAPHLGKIAQYLRKRRLMPDKKLGTLTSDIAGQLKELRQGRIEFKMESKSILHVGVGKVSYKEESLRENIGAFMNAVLQAKPAGLKKTSKYAGYVLSVHICSTIGPGVPVSIQSLSKAADNYKKAHLV; encoded by the exons ATGGCGTCACTTAAGCTTCTCCTCTCCCAAGCTCGCCGCCACTGCCTCACCAAACACCCTTCCCATTTCCACTCCCCCCTTTCTCATTCCCTCATCTCTCACAACAGATCCTTTTCTTCTTCCCAATCTAACCCTCCAACCACACCCTTCGAATCCATTCCAATCGACCCCGTTTCCTACCCCGTCAAACCCAATGCCCCGCCGCCACCAGAGCCCCAACCCTCCTCCGACGCCCAATCTCTCACTCAACCTCCTCCTACACCAGCGGATGTTCCCGAACAGCCGCGAGCATGGACTCGCGAAGATATTCGGTACGTGAAGGACGCGCCGTCTATAACGCCGGTGTCATACCCTGTGCGGGTGGCTCCACTCCCCGACGATAATGCCGGCCAGGCGAAGAATGAGGAACTGGAGAAGGAGAGGAAGCGAATTGAGGCGGAGGATCAGATTAGGAAGAAGATTATTAAAGCTACGGAAGATGAAAAGATGAAGGTGCCTTTTCCTTTGTTGATAAAGCCCAAGCAAAAGGAGAAGCCACCTCTTTATGATTTGACAGAGGCCATTCGCCAAGTTAAG GCCAATGCCAAGGCAAAGTTTGATGAAACTGTTGAAGCACATGTAAGATTGGGCATTGATTCAAAGCGAACAGAACTG GCAGTTCGTGGTACTGTAATTCTGCCTCACGGGGCTCCTAAG GCCGTCAGTGTGGCTGTTTTTGCAGAAGGGACAGAGGCAGAGGAAGCGAAAGCTGCAGGAGCTGATATAGTTGGTGGTAAAGAGCTTATTGAGGAGATTGCAA GTGGTAATAATAAGCTCAAAGTTGACAAGTGCTTCTCCACTCCTGGAATGGCACCTCATCTTGGAAAG ATAGCACAATATCTCAGAAAGCGCAGACTGATGCCTGACAAGAAA CTAGGTACTCTGACTAGTGATATTGCAGGGCAGTTGAAAGAGCTAAGACAGGGTCGTATTGAGTTTAAAATGGAAAGTAAATCAATTTTGCATGTGGGAGTTGGAAAG GTAAGCTACAAAGAAGAGTCTTTACGGGAGAATATTGGTGCATTTATGAATGCTGTATTACAAGCAAAACCTGCTGGCTTGAAGAAGA CTTCTAAATATGCTGGGTATGTGTTGTCTGTCCATATATGCAGCACG ATTGGCCCAGGGGTACCAGTATCAATACAATCGTTATCCAAAGCAGCAGATAACTATAAGAAAGCACATCTGGTATGA